A window of Metopolophium dirhodum isolate CAU chromosome 6, ASM1992520v1, whole genome shotgun sequence genomic DNA:
GAacgtttatattaccattttttatacacaataacattttaaaatttttttttactctttttaagTCATATTGGCTATATAggctatttattattcatacaatttttttcgcTTAGTCAAAAAACTTCAAATCTAATACAAGGTGTCTTGTAAGTtgttgttagtggaaattaaaaaaaagttaatgtaaatccacaatattttttatgagcgtcatGTGGacccgtaaataaataaaatcttatttcgttgtaattcaaaaattataataaccgttggtaggtacctacttgaaattatcaccaaatattttaattttattattttctatatatagatacataaatcaatatttagaCTCATTTTGATCTATTACTATCCCCTCCCCCAATGAAAATTTCTGTCTACGCCACTGGTACACTTAGATCTATTTTTCCTAATTTTGAAACATCAGACATTTCTTTGGGATTAATAACAACTTTTCTATGAATGGCCAACAGACAACAATAGTGCCCTATTTAGGTAGACACTAGacggttttaaaaaattacgttaaattatgacaaataataagtCACAATAGTAATTGTATATGGGCATAGctgttttcgaccaaaaacgtacccttcccttttcggccgattcacttttcgaccaaatttaaaaaagggccattcccttttcgaccaaaattgtacccttcccttttcgaccgattcacttttcgaccaaaacattaaacaatacgttttgttatatgatatgtaaaataaataaaataattggtatataatttttgtaaaattgtggaaattataattaaaaaaattatttaaagtataagttacataaaatgttgtaaaataaagtattgcaaaataaaatattaaaaaaaaattaaatataaaaacacctattatattattaacattagttttgtgttaatatgtcacactgtgcataatattttataaaaagaataacataataatatacaattgttgtcaataattattaagtctaatagtaatgtgtataatataatattaagaaagatATAGTGACTCTCTACAATACGTATAACGATCAGTCTtgcaggtacatactacatattatactgatataactatatattatggtagtaaCCATCACAGTCGACGATCaccgatcgtatataataaatcgtaataatcataataaaaaaaaaaaatgttaatatatgggtattctattttacaaaaattatatataaattatttattctacatattatcatattacaaaactttttgttttggtcgaaaagtgaatcggccgaaaagggaagggtacgattttggtcgaaaagggaatcgacgttttttaaatttggtcgaaaagtgaatcggccgaaaagggaagggtacgtttttggtcgaaaacggtCTCGCccttgtatataggtactcctatataggctataactATAAGTAATCCATGACAATGTTCTGCAGTCAGGAGTAGACGTAGTTTTTTCAGTTTGCCTGCCATATTCTTTATTTAGCGATAATGGTTTGAATGTATGAGTCAAAGTAAAATGCAACAAGTTTTTTAAGTAGatgaaaaagtataaaaaaaaatctattttttaatatcaaacaaaatactaaaatagtatggaaaattataactaatcaaaaatgatttttcaaCTACCATTTATcacataatacttattattttcaacttacATATAAGGCATAAGTAagtgtatgaaaaaaaactccaatatatatttttgggattaaaaaaaattaggtaggtCATAGGTAGGAGGATCTATCCCCGATACGTATGAGAATGCCTAGGTATTCCTTAACGCAGTGACTCCCAAAGTGTGTTCCGTGGGACTATTTCAAGGGTTCCGCCAGATGTATGTGAATattgagaaaattattttatattatacttggaaAAAAAGTTCACCTAAATAATagttactatagtataatattgtcatattgctataaaatattctttttacaGACATTGTGGTTCCACGAGACTTTTTCTTAAAGATGCCAGGGTCACTACGGTCGTAAAAGTTTGGGAACCGCTGCCTTAACGAGtgataaagttttaaaaacgaTGTCtgaggtataaactataaatattgactataaataaataaataattaaaatatcaaatagatattattaattgtgttgtAATTATAGACAAtggtagaaaatatattttccagaAAACGTGAATACGTAATACAAAATACCTACGTGatctattatatttgataaatgcagctaagtataatattatattatgatatacggtTTATATTAGTTGGCTTAAAAATCGTTTAATCTCTCTGTATAGTCGTAATCCGGTGATGGCGAtagcattataaaataataaatattgtaataatataacattatgatgGGTACCACACTACCACCTACCTACATTTTCCGCagtgagtaggtacctatctatttactgtacatattaatataggtattatattatatttataaaatatgtttgttcaAGAAAACACGTAAGACATTGTGGCTTTTCTTGCATAACGATTATAAGTACTTAGATATCTTTCTCTCTTCAtaagcaaaaataataaaataatatgttttagattatagacatattaaaaaataaatttctttatgATTTACACCACGTCGTTATctttagatataggtacctacaggtTACGACAGTATAGTGAAGTTGCGAGTATCTACTATTTCGATGTATCgtctaaacatatattatatttagacgaTTACCTACCATTGATAACTAAATATCGCTACATTATCAAGCAATTAATCTGCGAGTGCGGTGCCGTTTAACAAtgtcatattattcataatgccgaataataaataaaatattttttacgatcGCATTTCAATCAATTCATACGATAGACTGGAGCAGTTTAGGTGCCATCGTGAAGTCgacaatatatataacaaaataataagacgCACGTGAAGGCATACCGAGTAAACTTTGTTGGCTAGCTATCTAATATCGTATTCGGAGACGTTTTAGGTCGTTGTCAATGTATAGCTGCTGCAGTATAATCATGACATTAATATTTCGCGCAGACACTTTCTATAAAGTGTACGTCGGTGCCTACTACTACctaggtataaggtataaccGGGTGTACTGTGAGAGCCGAAGCCGACAGGTAGGTGCTGCATTTGGTTGTCCATTACCTACGTACAGAGAGCTGTACGCCCATTTACCGTTTTTTTAGTCGTACCTATAATTTCATAGTCACTGCAGCGTACCTAGTCCCGGCGGCTAGTCGTACGTCGTCGTTCGGCCGTATAAAAGTACGTGACGAGAATTAATATTCTAATCGACCAAATTTCGCGAtctagtttgtttttttttgctcaGATTATtcatatcgtaataatattattgttatcgaccGCGGATTTACGATTTTCGCATAGGTTCACATACACACATCGTAACAGGATGTAGGCAGGCATTCTAGGTCGTATTTGTGTATCGCGGCCGTCGGGGCGTAGTGCGCGGTGATCTCGAAAAATCGTCGATcgttttgttttcatgtcataGGTTACATATACCAAGTAGTAGCAAGTATAAAACAagtatgtattgtataaataaatgtggGCACAACCGAAAAACTGTCGTGttctttaaacatttatttttttcagtttacactttttttagttttcaagcgtaaaaaaataattcgtttGTTATACACAGtatcagtttaatattattcgcGGCggtacgaaataatattaatattgtgcgaaCTGCGAAGTGGGACGGACATGCGCAAGCGTACGTGAAATCAGGTTGAACCCGCGCAGATCGGTGGTGGCGGCAGCAGACAGtgttttgaaaagaaaaaaagtgtGGAAAATTGTTCATCATCGATCGTCGCTAACTTCAACACCCGAAACCGTTCCTATTATCAACACCTGTGATTCATGAAGACTAGTGATAATTTTTCGGgttctgttattattttgtagatacttagttgttgtataatgtataatattattattattatgcgtttttTAAATGTCGCGAAAATGTTCTGTTATAGAATTCACTCGTCGCTTATTTTTTAGCGTTAAGACGGACGGCACCACGGTTCCCGCCCTTTCCTTTAGATTACTTGGTCGACCTTTGAACAAAACACCCACCCGTAAGTCGCTTTGCCCTGTCTGCAATATTCTGCCTACTTATGCCTAGTTCACCAAATCTGTTGTGTGCATCCTCGACCGCCtcttattattgttgattttggTTTGGCCgtcgtttatatattttaatgtttcttGTGTTTGAGCCGTTTTTGTCCTTcaacttaaaacattttttttttaggttaggCAAAACATTGTTAACCTTGGCTTAAACTGGTTCATCTTGATTGTCATTACCTAGACGTTAATGAGTTTTTCGTATATATTTCAGGTGAATCACTTACATGGAAAATCCACTTGATTGGTACGCTGAAGCAAAGTCTGTGATCGATAGCGAGATATCCCTGTTGAATCATATTAGTATATCGTCATTGGTAGTTTCTGACGGTGTATGCTTGAATATCGAAACacttgaaaatcaaaagttttgTGTGCTCTTGAACAAACAAGGATTTCGTGTTGTTGCCAAAGCTTTTGATCAAGATACCAACAACTCGCAATTCAGTTACGAAACTCACTTTGCACTATTGTCTAATATCAGCAAAAGCTATAGTCGACGATTCAATGAATTAGTAGCAGTTAAATTGAATGAAGTTGCTGGGTCATGCAAAGATACAGATAATCAAATAGCAAAATCTTAAGCAAAATGGCTACTAACGATATCAGACCCGCCGTTGAAGAACAGGTTGAATCAACACTTGATAAGGGtgagttaaatattaatgatattgtgtacctattataatttattgtttttaaatttaaaatagttagttTTAACGTTCAATAAGtgacaatttttttcagttattgaaTGATAAGATTGTCATTTTTGTAAgtaggtttttatttaatacttttccctttgatatttaggtatatgcaataatatttcaataccaTTACCAGTAATTATGTCTTAAGCCATTACCtattttaccaataaatatttgtagctatgcaaaaaaataataatacttatacctatataatttataaaaatgttttcattatattaattgtattaaatattagtttaaagaGCTCTAAATCATAACAAGTACCTATAGTAGATTGCTTACAATACCTGTACTCCATTGACCATTAACTagtatttctaaaattatttgtattgaggtataaatactataaatatgaaatacatataatatatattagtaatttacttaaatgaatatatatatgtgttacGGGAAAAATGCAGAAAATcgggtattttataaaatgcccAGCCAATGTATAGAATGCCAAATGTAGGCGGTCAATGTAGAAATTACCACATTTGACCTGGGCATTCTATACAATGACCTTAATCTAGCAGACAATATGAAACATGTAATATTTTGTGTCTTATGAAAGATaactagaaaaacaaaattattttataaatttaaaatatttaattaaataatttaatcaaacatttttaaaaaaaaaagaaagattttatattttattaatatttattagaacatGGATTACTACCATGATATTTTGATGTACAAAGGCGTCCTCCAGCTTtgcatttgcatttttttgttttgcattTTTGTAAACATGAACATCGATCATATCTCTGACCACCCAACTACCTACCCAAGTTTGATAATTTCCTTACCACTTCCCAAagtagtacctaatatttaattgtgGTCTTCAACTTGGTCGGAAGACGGCCTTATGATGTTCCaatttcatacatattattattaactatcaaaataattaataaatctataacaaattaattgttaaaataagaatacttaaataataatagattgtagagatacctgataatatatctccaacaatattatgaaaatcacTACGTGTTTTTTCGACATCTTTTTCTGTATGTTTCTGTATTAATGGTCAgagtaaaacatattttgtcaaatgaTCTTGAtacactaaaattaattaatattcaccaTCTAGTTGTGCCTGCATATCAATCAAATCAATCTGGCAACGAGAATTCATTTCGGACGATATAATAGGTTATACTACTAACCCGTGCTAACCCTTTTTTTAGCTGTACTTCCCTTTTTTTGACACAGttgacaattatttattacatcatATTCGATTCTCTAGTtacatttatgaattttatattaatttcatactcCATTCTATTCCTATCACTGTGTCCAATTGATAAATGCACTATGTTTATAATGttcattatgtacataatattttattgtattacctTTAGTTacaggaaaaattaatttttcttcttcAGATATTTGAAtcacatcatatttttttaagaatataatcatttagtttacatttttcagtttgattttttaattgcttTATATGTACAGTTATATCATCATATTTTGATTTACTTAAGTATGTATTATTTGAatcttttttcatatattttacaaattaaattaaaggaaaaacaaattaaactaaaaCACTGATCGTATTAGTAAACACACTACACTCTGTTTATAAATTGGCCATTCTATTAATATTCCCATACAATATAGAAAATTCTTGAACAATTTTTACATTGCCCAAAAATTCCGGTCATTCTATACAATGCCTGGGCAATGTATATAATGCCCCGATAtatcaacatatatatatattttattttattttttatttactcttcaagaagataatgggccccactgaacatgtttgtatatatatataatctatttgtATGACTTATaatctcataaaaataattatgactgaagtaggtatttatttaattttcctagACTACCTACATTTGCTAATTATTGTGATATTGGTAGGCATAAACTAAAAGTTATTGCCAATGATATTAAACGactttagtttaatatatttatgttattatataggaaataaaaaaaatattttatcagatattaattattaatagtacctattgaCCTATAATTAAACTTATAGCACTCATGCTTAATCAATGTTATTAGgttgaaattgtttattttaattacctattagaaatttcagggactggaaccttttgaatttattggtattggttccggtactggttctccaaaaataaaataactgttctggttttttgataaaaaaaataaaggtatcgaCTCCGAATAATTTCGGTACCGGTTCCAGATAATTTTGGTACTGaaaactttaaacattttaaatacctatccaaaatgcgggtttaattaatagtatgagaaatattagaaaactcatattatcatacatagtttatacacaaaacagtaataccattaaattattaaaaataaaattattttttttttgaacttaaaagaacctatttaattaaaaacttctggttcggttccggtactttatttattaaaataaaggttttggttctggttcttaatattttaaaggttccaGTTCTTTAAGATTtggttccagtccctgtttcAAATGTCTACTTGTCTCAACTACATGtctgtacttacctatatattttgttagaacTTAAAAGTATAGACAATAAATTTgtcaaattaattgtatacatagtATTAGCTTTGTTACTTgctttattagtattaattatttgatgcattgttatgatttattattgtttttgttattacttattactaataagCTATTAGGGTAcctctatgttttttttttatatatacttaacGGACATGGTATGGCATTATGTTCTTAGGGTTGCTTTTTCTAGGATGGGTGACCATCCTAAAATATATGCAACATGGCATGCCTTAATAATCCTATAATTGATacctaaagataatattttatgtatattccACACAGTTTTATAAAGTAAGACTATAGGTtgttagaaattaatttaaacatattcaaAAACAGATTTCGTGCatgtttttagaaaatatttatgaagGTAACTGAAATTtccattttcatttttagacaTGTTCCAtgtaattattagaatattaatcTGATTTGtaaactgtttttattaaagttctggtatatttttaattaggtattcaatttaatatgattgattataatttataattatattgatttaatgtacaatataataattagtatctaGCTACCTACTGCTCTAATTTAACAACTAAtcacaacaatacaatatttcttACTTAAATAAAGAGTTtgtgttacatatttttgttaattttaagatattgtaaatatttcaatagataattaatatttaaacattttagtgaattctagataatataatactattatcataGACGTGCGCAGGCCTTTTTTCAGTGCATGCAAAACACTACCCCCAAGCtccttgaatattattttaagcgtTTAATATTCTGGTAAAAAATATGGGTTTTGGCAATTCATTTATCATTTCActaatcacttttttttttcatattttagtgtTTAGTGTATTTCAGTCTTATTAGTTCATTTCTCCATTCAATGACATACTTTTTCACACGGTCGTGCTATAGCCTTTTATTAATCACACATATTTATTCTTCTTTTTTTGTACTTGAAGACAAAATATtctaatggtttttatttaatctttgcAACATTCAGAAAGGATAAAATGCTGTGTTTAGGCCTGAGGGTATGCAGCTTCATATCCTGCGCacatctataaattaatttgtttaagtatatcattaataaaatattttttatttctagtaAATATCTAGTTTATTGTATATCAgtcatatttaatttcaaagttAACCATTTCACAGAAGAACAGAAATATTGAAAGCACTTGTAATGTTTATATACAGTAGTCACCATTTAATCCAGACCCGGGCATATTATGGACACAATTCTTAGGACCGATTCAAACATTAACCTTACAAACTCATCGCTTAATTGAAATTTCACCTTAATTCTCTTAACCAGGACAAACTCACCGCTGCCCAATTTGCCTTGGCGATTACTGTATTTGTTGATTTTTCATGAGAAAGTTTGACTTAAAATgatgtattttgttttcaaaaaatattattaaatgttttgataacAGTACTaagtagtattttatatttttgttttaatttaaatgatgtacaatgtacctatatctaaaacaaatcactgtaaaaatattttataaaatactttaatcataattataaaagtCTGCAGTAGCGCACACAGGATTCTTTTCCAGAGGGGgttgtgcatataatatttgcTGGAtgtaaaatttagtttaaaaaaattaacaaagaaaaataattggggggggggggggggttgtgaCTTCTCACCTACCTGTGTTCACCACTGAAAgtctgtacatatttttttttcaagtctaTTCGACCAAAattaatagtttgaaaaaaaatattgtatgaaagaaaattgttttttaaatgtttattatattattacgttgtgAGTCAGAATGCGCGAATTAATGGTACAAAATGGTTTCATGTGTATAGTATTTTCAAAGCTTGGTAGAGGGTAATAATACACTGAATAATGAAAAAGCACAAAACTACCATACATTAACgcttttattgttaaaaaatattaatcgttgtGTTGTATTGTGTACTTGAAAGCTCGTGTTTTACAAAGACAAATTtagagcattataatattatattgttatactgatCGTTCAGCGTTGTACACAAATAAACGCTTTTCCTACCCATTCATAATATGTGTAGGTCTTGAGTTCTGAGTATGTGGGTAAGacagtatttttaaaacgttcatAAAACCTATTATTAACGACAATTTTCCCAATATTTATTtagtgatttatttttgttcgtagaaaaaaatgtaatctttataattataatatagttgactTACAAGTTACAGCGTTATGGTGAGCGTCAAACGAAACGGGAAATCAGAATAGGGCAAATAGGTATTCGACAGAGgtattgtagaaaaaaatcTTAGTCCTTAATTTCGACTGGGTTCTTATTTTCATGACTGGTTAGTGGTTTTATTGTCTCATGCTCTtagctattattaattattatcaaacgcCCATGACGTATTATTACTGCCATATAATGTAGTGTTATAGAACTATATAATAGTTCAGGAATCAGGTTAACTAAACTGAATGATTGATCATTGATATTTACGATCCTACTTATACACGCAACACGCATCGTCTTATCTGTTTACTAttacactataaaatatgacaagtaattattttcaattttatcgaATGTAAAAATGATAACTCAGATAAGTCGTTCTGTGTGTTGACTGGTGAATGACATTTAATCATTTCGACTTCAATGTGCGCTCGTGACCGTCAGTTAACTTTTCTAAGGCATAGTTTTTCATTCACAAatcgtaaaatgtatttaaaactgtTACTTCGACTAtgattaatttctttaaatgtcTGATCTTTTTTATAAGATGCCATAAAATTTCGGGTAAGACTTTAATTGTACGAGTAGCTTGATTCTGTACctacgaattatattatatttatacattagtaACATAACACGCCACACATCTTTAGAGACACTTACTGTATAGTAATatcacagattataatattattataaaagttttaatctGTGCGGTAATATAGTATCCCCGCAGTTTTCGCCTTTCGGCTATATTGCCTAATgcctataataacaatattgtcaaTCGAGATTTCGAGGCAATTGTTTTTGTTGGGACAGTCGCgtgacgattatttttacaACGAGGTATTTATTGATGTTTTGGAATAAAACGTACACTTAAGCCCAAAAAATCGTAATGACATCGAAAAGTTAAACCCGCGAACTGCAATTTGCAGCGCAATCAATTAATAATCACTGACTAAAATTGAAGACGATAACacgaaattttttattattgatttgtttgCTTTCTACCATTGGagttttaacttaatattattttatgtataaaaaaaaaaatactgttaagGGGAGTCGTAGATAATGTGAAACAGTTTTAGATGCCGCTGCCGTCCTCGTTTGAAAACAattactgttatataatatttatgtttagaaaatgTAAACCATTTTAGCCGTAACCTATATCAAGTGCTATAATATTAGAAccttagaaaaataaaaataaaaacatgtttagAATAGATTATGAaatcattgtaatttgtatgaccCATGTCATGTACCCACAACATGTATTTGTTACTTATtagatattcattttttttcaatggaTTTCTTGTAaggtactaattttattttatgactgTTTTAGATGTTGCAACTGAAAAAGACATCTCAATTGCTGAACAAGATGATCTCCAAGCCAAAGAAAAAGAGAAGAAACTTGGACATAGAAGAGTGGGTGTTGATGGAGAAATCacctataaaaaaattcaaactggTCAAATTATGGGCTCCATACAACTGGGAATACAACATGCAGTAGGAGGCCTTGCTTCAAAACCCGAACGCGATTTGCTCATGCAAGATTTTATGACCGTTGAAACGACTGTGTTTCCAAGTGATGGTACTAATCACACTCCAGCTCACCATTATCCAGAGTTTATTTTTAAGACATACGCTCCAATTGCATTCCGCTATTTCAGAGACTTGTTTGGCATTCAGCCTGATGATTATCTTATATCGTTTTGTAACTCGCCACTTCGTGAACTGTCCAATCCGGGTGCTAGTGGATCAATATTTTACCTTACACGGGATGATGAATTCATCATGAAAACTGTACAGCATAAGGAAggtgaatttttacaaaaactacTGCCTGGATACTATATGAATTTGAATCAGAATCCGAGAACTCTGTTGCCAAAATTTTTCGGTCTTTATTGTTATCAATGCAACTCAAAAAACATTAGATTAGTAGCTATGAACAATTTATTACCTTCTAACATAAAAATGCACCAAAAGTATGATCTGAAAGGCTCGACTTACAAAAGAAAAGCTTCCAAAGACGAAAGACAAAAATCATCGCCTACGTTTAAAGATTTAGACTTTAAAGAACATCATCCTGATGGTATATTTTTGGAGCCAGACACTCACTCAGCTCTTCTCAAAACTATGCAAAGAGATTGTCGAGTATtagaaagttttaaaataatggacTACAGTCTTTTAGTAGGCGTTCATAATGTTGACCTTGCTCAGAGAGAGAAAGAAGAAAGACGAGTGGCACGGTTACGCAAGGCTGTAGAAACCGATGCAGATACTTTATCAGAAACGTCTACTTTAAGTCGAACAGCTGAAGCCAACCGGCAGCGTTT
This region includes:
- the LOC132946510 gene encoding phosphatidylinositol 4-phosphate 5-kinase type-1 alpha-like isoform X2, whose translation is MINFFKCLIFFIRCHKISDVATEKDISIAEQDDLQAKEKEKKLGHRRVGVDGEITYKKIQTGQIMGSIQLGIQHAVGGLASKPERDLLMQDFMTVETTVFPSDGTNHTPAHHYPEFIFKTYAPIAFRYFRDLFGIQPDDYLISFCNSPLRELSNPGASGSIFYLTRDDEFIMKTVQHKEGEFLQKLLPGYYMNLNQNPRTLLPKFFGLYCYQCNSKNIRLVAMNNLLPSNIKMHQKYDLKGSTYKRKASKDERQKSSPTFKDLDFKEHHPDGIFLEPDTHSALLKTMQRDCRVLESFKIMDYSLLVGVHNVDLAQREKEERRVARLRKAVETDADTLSETSTLSRTAEANRQRLMAHSTAMESIQADTGTSSDEDCASPRGGIPARSGSGDSLLLFVGIIDILQSYRLKKKLEHTFKAIIHDGDSVSVHRPDFYATRFLDFMTKSVFKKLLCPLKRSPSKRRSMSRTRTRDQTDAEGTFSTCSTPPPAFEDAIRRDFVYDKRSSMTRIRRPSPGLRIDGPSGSSHAGESKSSTLSVGSGSTTSGIGGSAGRQSVEATWTEGTPSYTESSSSADMASDTIQMAILGGDLKSLEMTRL
- the LOC132946510 gene encoding phosphatidylinositol 4-phosphate 5-kinase type-1 alpha-like isoform X1, whose translation is MATNDIRPAVEEQVESTLDKDVATEKDISIAEQDDLQAKEKEKKLGHRRVGVDGEITYKKIQTGQIMGSIQLGIQHAVGGLASKPERDLLMQDFMTVETTVFPSDGTNHTPAHHYPEFIFKTYAPIAFRYFRDLFGIQPDDYLISFCNSPLRELSNPGASGSIFYLTRDDEFIMKTVQHKEGEFLQKLLPGYYMNLNQNPRTLLPKFFGLYCYQCNSKNIRLVAMNNLLPSNIKMHQKYDLKGSTYKRKASKDERQKSSPTFKDLDFKEHHPDGIFLEPDTHSALLKTMQRDCRVLESFKIMDYSLLVGVHNVDLAQREKEERRVARLRKAVETDADTLSETSTLSRTAEANRQRLMAHSTAMESIQADTGTSSDEDCASPRGGIPARSGSGDSLLLFVGIIDILQSYRLKKKLEHTFKAIIHDGDSVSVHRPDFYATRFLDFMTKSVFKKLLCPLKRSPSKRRSMSRTRTRDQTDAEGTFSTCSTPPPAFEDAIRRDFVYDKRSSMTRIRRPSPGLRIDGPSGSSHAGESKSSTLSVGSGSTTSGIGGSAGRQSVEATWTEGTPSYTESSSSADMASDTIQMAILGGDLKSLEMTRL
- the LOC132946510 gene encoding phosphatidylinositol 4-phosphate 5-kinase type-1 alpha-like isoform X3 — its product is MATNDIRPAVEEQVESTLDKDVATEKDISIAEQDDLQAKEKEKKLGHRRVGVDGEITYKKIQTGQIMGSIQLGIQHAVGGLASKPERDLLMQDFMTVETTVFPSDGTNHTPAHHYPEFIFKTYAPIAFRYFRDLFGIQPDDYLISFCNSPLRELSNPGASGSIFYLTRDDEFIMKTVQHKEGEFLQKLLPGYYMNLNQNPRTLLPKFFGLYCYQCNSKNIRLVAMNNLLPSNIKMHQKYDLKGSTYKRKASKDERQKSSPTFKDLDFKEHHPDGIFLEPDTHSALLKTMQRDCRVLESFKIMDYSLLVGVHNVDLAQREKEERRVARLRKAVETDADTLSETSTLSRTAEANRQRLMAHSTAMESIQADTGTSSDEDCASPRGGIPARSGSGDSLLLFVGIIDILQSYRLKKKLEHTFKAIIHDGDSVSVHRPDFYATRFLDFMTKSVFKKLLCPLKRSPSKRRSMSRTRTRDQTDAEGTFSTCSTPPPAFEDAIRRDFVYDKRSSMTRIRRPSPGLRIDGPSGSSHAGENGTILVENRFQRMKHNVMARVFRLSPTEK